The following nucleotide sequence is from Glycine max cultivar Williams 82 chromosome 9, Glycine_max_v4.0, whole genome shotgun sequence.
GAATAGTTCATTTATAACTTCTGCACCAAACTTTGTGGACAAGAGAGGCTCCAATATTGCTCTCATGTGCTTGGCTATTAATTCAGCTTTTATATTTCCAGCAAGAAAAGAATCATCACCTCCTTCATTCAAGCCTTCATCCAACGGCAGGATTAAAATCTCTAATCGTAGAACAACAAATGACCCTTCTTCCTGAATCGCATGCCTAATTTCTTCTAATGTAGGTTCATACACTGGTATGTTGAAGGAgtctaatttttcttcttcaatcaaACCCTGAAATgtatatattcttaattattgaTATCAATAGGATAAATAAAAACCCAAAAACACACATGTACACGCAGTGGaaatgaaagagaagaagaaaatttctTAGGCACTACACACTCACACACTCTCGAGACAGAGGAAGAGATTTAATTTCACTCCAACTCACAAAATTCAATCACTAACTTGATTCACTCATTCACTGATTTGATTCATAAAAACTTAATTGGAAACTTGATTGCAAGATTCGTGACTAATACAAAATTGTTATTTACCTCCAAGAACATGTCATTGAGTATTAGACTAATTAGTTCCCAACCGTTTCTTCTAGGAATTTCGTTTCTGCCAAGTAACACCAAGACAATTGCTCCTCCAGGCACAAGTTCCTCCGAACGTGATTTCAGGAACAATTTAAAATCTTGTTGAAACTGCTTAAGGTAAGAATTGTATACCACTGGAGGGCTTTTGTTAACTACGTAACAATGGCCCTTGTTAAGTAATGATGCCTCGCTAGACCCCAATAATGGATCCTACAACcacaatataataaataaattcaaacatTTTAGAGGGTGTTAAGATGATTTGatcaatatgtttttttttaccaaaaaagtaTACTATATTAGGAAGTACACGGATATCTCAACCCTTATACAAATTAAAGTACACAGTAAGTCCAACTATGCAATGTTTTTCACCCTACAATCCCATCAAACATACATGAATGGGATTCGTTGACCATTCATACAGAAAGAGAAATTCCAAATCCCATTGGATGGATAGTCATGCCCACTATCTAAATTTAGCCAACtcaaacaaacattcaaagttaaaatatatatatatatatatatatatacgtgaCCATATAGACCAAATATGGCAAAGCAAACAAATCGCCATGCCTTATTTTAAGTAAAACCAACATGTATACATATTGTAAAAAGTGTTTTGTttgctattttcatttttaacatgCATATTTTTAAGAGCAATGCTAACAACACATTATCcaattgataaaaagaaaacacattaTTCAACACACTCCTTTTTAACACTcatcttattattattgattacaatttattaaaaactacaagACTCAATGAATAAGTAGTggaacctaatttttttttgtgattttcaataaattataatttataatagacaatggttcaaaaaaaatatatttgtaagaGTGGTGTTAGCAtttgtcatatttttaatagtaattataaaaatatcgtTGTATTTTACTTTAGTTTGTTTCAACACTATTTCTTAAACccaaaagacaaataaattaaGTGAAAAAGCATTGGACATTAACTtaaataaaagttagaaatagaaaagaaaaaaaaatcaaacacaataTGCTGGCTAGTTTTAGTCGAGCATAACATCTCAATCAAATTagaggaaaacaaaaaagagttaatTTATTTGACCTGAGAGAGCCAATGTAGACTGTAGgaggaatgaaaaaaatttatggaATTCGTGGGAAAGAGCCTCCCATAGAAGGATCCAGGAGTAGCGTTAATGAAGcatggaccaaaattatgatCCTTATCTTCTAGCaatcttttataaaaatcagGGAGTGACTTGAAGATGAAATTGAAATCGTTTCCAAATAAATCATTGAGATAAAATATTGGAGTGTGCGTGATTCACGATTCAAGCGGGTGCTTGCTTTAGCAACCATGTCAATAGTATTTGATGTCACAAGAAGTGTATTTAGTCCCACAGAGCAACCTAGATCTGCCACCTTCATGCAGTTAGGAGAAGAATCACAATACAACAGCCTCATTATAGTTTCTTCAAGTATGGTTCTGGTTTTACGTATTATTGTTCTCtgcaataaaatcaaatatacatcaataaagaagaaaaaggaaataaaattacaaacaatGATGAAGTGATAGAGTTAAGTTTGGTTAactatagttatatatatatatatatatatatatatatgaagataaAGATAGTACTTGTAGTGACGAGTTGTTTGCATAACTCTTTTCTCCCTTGCCATCATTCATGTGAAGGGATAGTTGATCTTTTTCCATTGATGAAGCACGTAGTGAATCTGTTTTCAGAGACAAATCAGAACAAACTAAAGAGAGATGAAGGGGTTTCCCTCTACTCTTAACCCACTTACTTTGAGATCaaatcaacaaataaataagaatcAAACCTCCTCCCCCTTACCAGAAACAGACTGGTCTGAAAAAGAAAGTGGAAGAGTGGTGATAGAAGCTACCAGCTTTTGAGAATTTCCTTGCTTGAAACAGTGGTTGAGACTTGAGAACGACGTTTTACCTCAGGAGAAAAACAAAGAGAATAATAGCTACTCCAATTGGTTTAAAGTCATATGAAAAGttgtttttagtcctttaaaaaatttaatacgtttttagtcttttaagtttattaaaagTGGTATAGACGTATAGTTTTAGACTTTTATCATGATCTAATAATacactgtttttttttatgaaactaaaacttatattttaaggaactaaatatatatatatatatatatatatatatatatatatatatatattatccaaaatttattaaagtgacaaaaagggaaaattatttttttaatgaaaaagagtgagaaaataaaatatataaataataatatattttctttttactaaAAGGACAtataaagagattaaaaaaaaataaaagtttgatacttaaaaacaaatatttaatttttttctcctttcttttttactttgatttttttaatttttttctcttaatttttcttttataactaGATATTGtcttaaaatacattaataatttaaactcATACTAAAAAATGCTTATGAGATTtgtatatatacttattttctagtaaaacatattattAAGTTGTATAAGTTCCTTGTTAAACATGATGAAATTTAATGCAGTAATCTAAGGAAAATGCTACCTTTTGAAAGAATTTTTAGATTGGGTAATTATATGAACCAGTCATTCGTTCAATAATCAATAAggccaaataattaaataaaataatctgaTTGTCTAACATTTTCACAATTAGTAAAATTATAACCTATAGCAACATTTATAACATAGATGCTAAAATATGCATATGATATTAtgagatattttatatttgaattgttATTTAGAACACTCGATATTTGTATCGTTAATTTAATTTCTGTGGAAAATCGTCTAGTATGTTTTCTACAATGTTCTCTACTAACCCACAAAATAGCTGTTATGTTATCTTGAAAATGTTCTGTGGAAAATCatcttttattatatcatgcactgctccataactttattttaacaaatcaaaACAAGTTCACAAAACGAAGAAAAACAAGTTTTTAAGATCTTTTGAGCAACAGATATGATCTTCAATGATTTTTTGTCATGGATATCACCAAAGTAGCACCCTCCAATTTCTCCACCTCCATTATTtgctcaattttctttttaaacctGATGAATAGTTCATTTATAACTTCACCACCAAACTTTGTAGACAAGAGAGGCTCCATTACTGCTCTTATGTTCTTGGTAATGTATTCGGCTCTTACATTTCCATTAACAAAAAAACCATCACCACCTTCAATATTTATGCCTTCGTACCAAGGCGAGATTAAAATCTCCAACCGTTGAACAAAGAATGACCCTTCTTCCTCAATCACATGCCTAATTTCTTCAACCGTTGGTTTATAAGCTGGTATGTTAAAGGAgtccattttttcttcttcaatcaaACCCTGCAATATATATATgccttcttaattaattattgtgtAATGTTTAAAGACATAATTAATTTCAGGAGgcataattcattaaaaaaaatgttatttaccTCCAAGAGCATGTCGTTGAGTATTAGGCTAGTTACTTCAAAAGAGGTTCTTCTAGGAGTTTCATCTCTACCGAAAAACAATAAGACCATTGCTCCTCCAGGCACAAGTTCCTCCGAACGTGATTTTAGaaacaatttaaaatcttgTTGAAACTGCTTAAGGTAAGCCTTGTATACCTCGGGAGGGCTTGTGCTAACTATGTGACAATGGCCCTTGTTAAGTGATGCTACCTCCCTAGACCTCAATAATGGATCCTATAatcaaaatgtaataaatagACTAAAATATGTAGAGGGTGTTTAAttgatttgttatttatttattattattatattatattaatattattatataaggaGGTACAACGAAAATCCTAAACCTTAATtatacttttcaatttttatttttttaatatcaaaccCAACCATATACTCTACAACAACCCAACTATAtactttaattacttttaaatataaactatagAGATATGCCGtcgatttttaaatataaaatacatgcAAGGATCACGAGCATTTAACTAGTCTCTATATACGGATTTAAAACTTATAATGCATCTCATGGAATCATCAGATGCAATTGAAGCTACCAATGGTGAATATGACTACCTTATAACATATCAATCACAGCTTAtacgaaaacaaaaaagatcgaGTTAGTTTATTTTACCTGAGAAAGCCAGTGTAGACTGTAGGAGGAGTGAAAAAGATTTATGGAATTACTGGGAAAGAGCCTCCCATAGAAGGATCCAGGGGTTGCATTAATAAAGCATGGACTAAACTTGTGACCCTTATCTTCTAGCAATCTTTCATAGAAACCAGGGAGTGACTTGAAGATGGTATTGAAATCGTTTCCAAATAAATCGTTGAGATAAAATTGGAAGGTGGGGGGTTCACGGTTCAATTGAGTGCTTCTGTTATCAACAATGTCAATAATATTTGATGTCACAAGAAGTGTGTTTGATCCTACAGAGCAACCCAAATCTGCCACTTTTAAGCAATTATTAGGAAAAGTATCACAGTACAACCTCGTTATAGTTTCTTCAAGTATGGATCTGGTTTTACGTATTATTGTTCTCTGCAAGAAAATCGAAGTTAATTAGATCGATATATatagaagaaaaggaaacaaaattacAAGCAGTGATGAAATGatatagttaattaaatctgattatatttatatgaaGATAAAGATATATAGTACTTGTAGTGAGGAGTTGTTTGCATAACTCCTTTGTCCCTTGCCACCATTCATGTGAAGGGATAGTTGTTCTctttccattgatgaagaacaaAGTGAATCTGATTTCAGAGACAGGTAATGTGATTTTCTTTTGCTCTTCTTTGCCTAGCTATATATTCATGCTGAACATTTAGACACCATATATCTTTTATAGATTAAGAGCATTGCCGTCAAATAAGAGCTAATGAGTAATGACTTTcttagaaaaaagagagagagagttggtGAGTGGTGACATAATATATGCACGCATGTCGCACGGACTCAAATTTATTCTTATACCAATAAACATGCAGATTTTTCAAAGGATATAAGGGAGTGGATTGTTCCTTTATGCAATGTTtcgttttaagaaaaaaaaaagttaaagaatgCAAACTATGTGCAaccagtaatttttttatatctctatGTATTCTAAAacttcctctctctcttttctgtCCAAATCTGGAAGAAGTATGTGCAACCGACAACCAGTAAATTTTTTAGCTCTTCCTTTATCCTTTAAGAGCTTCCAAATTGTGGAAAGAATAAATTTTATGGTATTTTCCTTCTAGCCACAATCATTCCTTATATATCTTTGTTATATACATTTCATATTATAAAGAGTGTaattattaacttaaaaaaaaaatagaacaacaaTCACCCATATATACTTTGCGTGACCAAAAGAAGCAATTGAAATCATTTcaatgaaaacagaaaagtaacatacaaaaagataaaaagagagCACaggcaaataaaaataattgatgcccacccaaattgaaaaaagagtCCTTAAAATCAGCAcaacaatcaaataaatatttatatcccatataaaattgataatatgTTGACACGTGGTTTGTGGAtagatgatttttataatactatggattatattaaaaatgaaaaatagttttaaagaaacatatagaagataaataaataaataaaataacaataaacaaattaaaacactGCACCGAATTCCAATTAATGTAATAACACACTAAATTTATGAGAGAGAACTTTATTCAATTTTCACATAATAGATTTCTCAAGAAGGACGAGAGTACTTGATCTCACAAATGGGAATGGAAGTGGAATAAGGATTCGAAACGGAGACCTTGGCCAAGTACTCGACGCTGTCGCGGCTCACGCGCTTGAAGTCCACGTTGGTTTCTTAACGAGGGATGAACTAATGATAAACTTTACCCCAATTCTAACATGGGATGCGATGAATTAGGGTTGAAAGAGAGGAAAAgacgacaaaaaaaaaaatagataaaatagtttgtgataaaaaagagagagaaaaaaaaaaggaaagtcactgcatatatatttataattttttgggtTAATTTCAtacttgtaaaataattatctttttatgtttgattttattattaataaaaatttatttaataacatgatattttattaatttgtcatCATATCATCACTTAATAACAATTTATTAGTTTATCATATTATCATCATATGATTTGACATCCGGTTAAAAATTAGATTATCTTTGGTGACGAAGAAGCTAATTGGTTCTGCGGCTTCTGAAATCAAATATAGATAGATCTTGGGATTGGATAAATGCAAAACTTAAGGGGTTTCATTTCTCTTTCTATGAATGGTATTGAAATTCTTTATGGTGATGCTGTATAGGGACATGTCCGCAATTAGTGGCTTTTATGAGGTTTAGTGGTGTGTAGCTTTGGGTGCCTTTGATACGTGGTGGGTTAGTGGAGGGGGATAGGGGTTTATTTTATTGCTACTGGTTGGAACATGATTGGTGGACTTTCTAAGGGTCCAGTGGAAGTTTTCTAAGCATTTCTGAAAGTTACAAGATATAATGAAATGGCCGGGCtaattaatgtttataaaatacTCCTGGCCACTTGAAAGAAGCAATATTCTGACACCCAAAAGCATAGCACGAATGAGAATCTGCACAGCCATTAGAAAGCAGCTGAATGGCAATATATGCTAGAATGAATCTGATTCCACAACACTCCTATGCAGAAAGAATCTATACATGAACAATTTATGTTACGGCCAACTTAActtcttccaaaaaaaatcagtatGTTTTGGTCACTTTACTTGCtttcaatttcaacaattttCAAAAGAAGAATGGAGATGCAGGGTATCTATCCCTTTACCTCTCGCAATTCATTATCTTAACATTGTTTATCAAAGACAATACTTTACTATAACTGAAAACAAAAAACgcctataataaattataaataaacacaataataatagtatGACCAGTCCGGCATCTTTCACTTgccagttttattttaataaatgtttCACTATGTATGGATCTTTTTCTACTTAACCTCCAAATTAACAATATATCTTCTCCTTAGCATAAGATAACATTGCCTACTTTGCACTCGGGCACAAGTAAAGAAGAACatagaaaaaaaagatggaaTCATAATCTCAGCCTATTTCATTAATTGATTGTCTTttcataatataaaactattttcttttttacattttcaaactcattttccATGACTTTTATGTCCTCATTTTGTACTGGAAGGCTATTATAATATGACTtgaattttcagatttttcttgCGTATGATGTTTTCTTGTggaattttcatgttttttttaatgaattttgtgattcacttgaaattttttccacaagaatattctaaaaaaatttcatatgattttgga
It contains:
- the LOC100819588 gene encoding S-adenosyl-L-methionine:benzoic acid/salicylic acid carboxyl methyltransferase 3 yields the protein MEREQLSLHMNGGKGQRSYANNSSLQRTIIRKTRSILEETITRLYCDTFPNNCLKVADLGCSVGSNTLLVTSNIIDIVDNRSTQLNREPPTFQFYLNDLFGNDFNTIFKSLPGFYERLLEDKGHKFSPCFINATPGSFYGRLFPSNSINLFHSSYSLHWLSQDPLLRSREVASLNKGHCHIVSTSPPEVYKAYLKQFQQDFKLFLKSRSEELVPGGAMVLLFFGRDETPRRTSFEVTSLILNDMLLEGLIEEEKMDSFNIPAYKPTVEEIRHVIEEEGSFFVQRLEILISPWYEGINIEGGDGFFVNGNVRAEYITKNIRAVMEPLLSTKFGGEVINELFIRFKKKIEQIMEVEKLEGATLVISMTKNH